The Wolbachia endosymbiont of Oedothorax gibbosus region AGACTTCTTTCAAAATTGAGGGAGAGAGAGTAAGATCAAGTATTTGGAAGCATGAAATATAAGGAAATAGAAAAGTTAGAAGGAGAAAAGTTTCGACGTTTAACGGGGGTAAAAAAATCAACATTTAAGAGAATGGTAGAAATTCTAGATGAGGAGGATAAAAGGAAAAAAGCTAGAAGTGGAAGAAAAAGCAAACTTTGTATAGAAGATAGATTACTTATGGCACTGGAATATATGAGAGAATATCGTACATATTTTCATATAGGACAAAGTTATGGCATGAGTGAAAGCAACTGTTTTAAAATAATAAGGTGGGTAGAAGACACATTAATAAAACATCCAGATTTTGCATTACCAGGAAAAAAAGATCTATTAAATAGTAATGTAGAATACGAAGTTTTGGTAATAGATGGAACTGAAACAGCAGTAGAAAGGCCAAAAAAAAGCAAAAGCGCTTTTACTCTGGAAAGAAAAAAAGGCATACTATAAAAACACAAATAGTAACAGAGAAGAAGAGTAAAAAGGTCGTATGTACATCTTTCTCCAATGGTAGAAAACATGATTTTCGGATGTTTAGAGAATCAAAGATAGCAATATTACCGCAAACTAAGATCCTAGCTGATTCTGGTTACAGAGGAATGCAAAAGATACATAAAAATGTTGAATTACCACATAGAAGATCAAAAAAGAATCCTTTATCAAAGGAGAAAAAAGCAGAAAATAGATCTCTCTCTATACGAAGAGTGGTAGTTGAAAACGTAATCGGCTTATTGAAAAGGTTTAAAATCATTTCTGACAGATATAGAAATCGACGAAAACGTTTTGGCTTAAGATTTAATTTG contains the following coding sequences:
- a CDS encoding IS5 family transposase (programmed frameshift), which produces MKYKEIEKLEGEKFRRLTGVKKSTFKRMVEILDEEDKRKKARSGRKSKLCIEDRLLMALEYMREYRTYFHIGQSYGMSESNCFKIIRWVEDTLIKHPDFALPGKKDLLNSNVEYEVLVIDGTETAVERPKKKQKRFYSGKKKRHTIKTQIVTEKKSKKVVCTSFSNGRKHDFRMFRESKIAILPQTKILADSGYRGMQKIHKNVELPHRRSKKNPLSKEKKAENRSLSIRRVVVENVIGLLKRFKIISDRYRNRRKRFGLRFNLIASIHNRELLS